The Vibrio ishigakensis genome has a window encoding:
- a CDS encoding stealth family protein has protein sequence MKNNATRKLDIDIVILWVDSEDLNWQRKLEHYSKGSNKTSNDFRKSRYRCLGMLKYIFRSIDNFMPWVRKIHLVTEGHLPDWLDTKDSRLNIVTHNDIFSRVDDLPTFNSNAIESNLDLIKGLSERFILFNDDTIVLQPVSQSRFFIRGLPVDFLELSIPRPQFFYRFIRKSNALNVSVINNCLRHLRRTKAWSNFRKSEELDQSSRLVYKIFRKYSWIKINHVPQPHLKSTISYFRENQQLLQQTSKHRFRNANDISHYVHRYFNLLMGDFVGSNSYKHDSLSIEIKSKSDLNRLEAILKKNRLVLLSVSDSEILSEKDFKEMVEFLSVYFEKLIPRKCSFEL, from the coding sequence GTGAAAAATAATGCTACAAGAAAACTGGATATAGACATTGTGATTCTTTGGGTAGACTCTGAGGACCTCAATTGGCAGAGAAAACTCGAGCACTATTCGAAAGGAAGCAACAAAACATCTAATGACTTCAGAAAGAGTCGATATCGTTGCTTGGGAATGTTGAAGTACATTTTTAGAAGCATCGATAACTTTATGCCATGGGTGCGTAAAATTCATTTGGTTACCGAGGGTCATCTACCAGATTGGCTCGATACAAAAGATAGTCGACTTAATATAGTCACTCATAATGATATCTTTAGTAGAGTAGATGACTTACCAACATTCAATTCTAATGCTATAGAGTCTAATTTAGATTTGATTAAAGGTTTGTCTGAGAGGTTTATACTATTTAATGACGATACTATAGTTTTGCAACCGGTATCTCAATCTCGTTTTTTTATCAGGGGACTACCTGTCGATTTCTTAGAGTTGTCAATACCTAGACCTCAGTTTTTTTATAGATTTATTCGAAAGAGTAACGCGTTGAACGTGTCTGTAATTAACAACTGCCTTCGTCACTTAAGACGTACCAAGGCATGGAGTAACTTTAGAAAATCAGAAGAATTAGACCAGAGTAGTAGATTGGTATATAAAATATTTAGAAAATATAGTTGGATTAAAATAAATCATGTTCCACAACCACATCTTAAATCTACAATATCTTATTTTCGAGAAAATCAACAGCTTTTGCAACAGACCTCAAAGCACAGATTTAGAAATGCGAATGATATAAGTCACTACGTACATCGATATTTTAATCTATTAATGGGAGATTTTGTTGGTAGTAACTCTTATAAACACGACTCACTATCTATTGAAATAAAGAGTAAAAGCGATTTAAATAGATTGGAAGCGATTTTAAAGAAAAATCGCTTAGTACTGCTAAGTGTTTCGGATTCAGAGATTCTGTCGGAAAAAGACTTCAAAGAGATGGTTGAATTTCTATCAGTTTATTTTGAAAAACTTATTCCAAGAAAGTGCTCATTCGAATTATAG